The DNA sequence AGTGTTTGCAGAGGAATAACAGTGCTGACAGAAAAGATTACAAACATTTGTCAGATTCCATATCAGGATAACTCCCGGAAAGGGTTTTATCTTTTCACCTTTTAATGTTTTTTTAATGTATTCAGTTATCCTTAGCATCTTTAAACTCCATCATATAAGAAACGATAGCCTCAAGCTCTTCTCTGGAAAGGTTGAGCCTTGGCATTGCATTCCTTTTATAACCAAGCTGTCTATAAGTAGCTTCAGGGTTCATTATGTGCGAAATAATAATATCCTTTTTTCTATGATTAACAATCCATCTGAAAGATGGACCAAAAGCCTCCTGTGTCTGATGGTGGCAACCCCAACATTTTGCGAGGAAAACCTCTTTTCCCAGCAAAAAGGGTGCGTATTTTCTTGATTTGTTTATTATGTTGTATTTTCCTATAGGTATGCTTGCCGGTATCTTTTTGATAAGTTTGAGGGTAATGCTGTCATAAATCAAAAGTGCACCATCTTTATTATAAAGGCTTACATAAGATAGGTTTCCGTCCCCTGAAAATTCTGTATGTATCACCCTTTTTCCTTTGATAGTTTCAATAGATCTAACAGAGTAATCATTTTTATCAACAAGAATTACCCTATCTTTACCGTTATCTGTCCACAGGTATGGTGTGGTTGGGTGGGTTCTTACAAAAAATCCGTTTCCCTTAATGTTTACCTTTTTTATAAATTTCCAGTCATACATCTGCCACACAGTAATGTAGGGTTTTCCGATATGTGGGGTTGCAAACAGGAATTTTCCGTTTTTATACCAGTAGGTTGCTGAAGCAAGATGAGGCATTCCTTCAATAGGATAGGAAAATATCTCCTCCCCTGATTTAATATCGTATACTGTCAGTAATGTTCCCTTCCTTGATGTGCCAACAATATATCCTTCAAAAGGATCAATAAAAAAATCCTCATAAGGCTCTTTTATCTTTTTGTATTTTATTGAAAAACTTTTCGTGTTAAGAAATCCTATTAAGGGTTTATTCCTGAATGTAAAAATAGCCTTATCCTGTGAATAAAGTTCATATATGGCTGAGATAAGGCCTTTTTGTTTTATAAACCTGACAGGTCTGAAACTTTCTGCATCAAGGATCACTATTGATTTTGGAAGCCAGCAAGAAACGAGAATATATTTTCCTGTTCTGTCTAACGATATATTCCTCAGATAAACACAGGCTCTCACCTTACCAAAAAAACCGCCTTTATCAATGTCATACCTTCCTACCCAGCCGTCCCTTGAAGGGATATAGACCTTCCACCCTGATGGAGAAAACTTCAGACCCCCGTGAACATTTTTAAAATTGAATTTATCAAGTATTTTTGTTTCTTCCATTATCCAGACTTTCTGGTGTCCCCTCTCAACAACAGCAACTATGTTTTTAATGTTTTTAACAGACAGTTTCTTTGTGTAATTTTTTTTTATCTGAATAGATTTTGATATCTTATCTTCAGACCATTGTATTTTTGAAGGTGTTTTTATGTATGCTATAATCTTTTTTATATCATCTTCTGATAGGTTGGAAAAGGCAGGCATCTGGGTCGCTGGAAGACCGTTTTTGATGATTTTAATCAGTTTTTTTTCAGGAATTTTTTTTAAAAATAAAGGTAAAAGAGGGGGAGCCACTGTACCGGCTCTGTCCACCCCGTGGCATGAGGCACAGTGTTCTTGGTACAGTTTGCTCCCCTTTGCCAACTCCCCTGCAAAGGCACCAAAAACAATCAGGAGGGTTAGCGGCAGCAGGATTATTCTATTCATTAGTAAATATCCTTCATTGTGTTATAAACATTAAACTTACCTGTCGGTGTTCTTACCCAGTCTCCTGTGATCTCTTTCTTCAGTTTCAAGGTATTAGCATCGTAAACAAGTATCGCTGTTGGTTTGTCTTTCTTACCCCATACAGAAATCCAGAATTCTGAACCATCTTCATTGAACTCCTCGTGAACAGCCCTGATATTTTTGTACTTCTCAGGCACTTTCAGTGTTTTTACAAGCTCAAATGTATTTTTATCAAACACAAATATACTTCTCTTAAGCTGTGGATCTGGGTTAAGAGGTCTGTCTGCTATAAGATACTTAGATTTTGGATGTGTCTTTATAAAGAGGTTTCCACCACCTTCACCGGGAAGATTTATCCACTTAACAACTTTCCACGCATACTGTGGGTGTCCCTGTGGATCTGTTCCGATACATGCAATCCTTTTCTCTCCAATATGTCCTGTACACCATATAGGACCGTATTTTGGGTGGTCAATGTTTGCTCCCCTTCCTGGGTGAGGTTTTGTTCCTACTTTTACAATGGCTTCAAGCTCTTTATCTTTTGTATCTATCACAACAACCTTATTTCTCATGTTAGCAGCAACAAGGAAGTATCTCTTTGACAGATCCCATCCACCGTCGTGGAGATATCTTTCAGCATCAATCATGTCAATCTTAACAGTTCCTTTATCAACTTTTGAGTAATCTACCAGCCATACCTGACCTGCTTCTTTGATGTTGAGAACCCATATAGGATCGTAATGTGAAGAAACGATAGAAGCAACCCTCGCTTCCCTTACAAACTCCTGTGTATCATAATAGTAAGAGCTTGTTGAAACAATTTTCTTAGGTTCAAGGGTTTCTCCGTCTAAAACCACAAATGATGGCGGCCAGTAGCAACCAACAACAGCATATTTATCCTCAAACCCGTGATATTTGCTTGTGTCTATAGATCTGGCATCGTAGCAGACCTTAACTTCAGCAACCTTGTCAGGTTTTGAAAGCCACAGATCAATAACTGTAGCTTTACCGTCCCTACCTATAGCATACATATATCTACCAGATGCTGAAGATCTGAGAATGTGAACGGCAAAACCTGTATTTACCACATTAACAAGTTTTTTTGTATCCCCATCTACTATCGCAACTTTACCTACATCTCTGAGAATTACACCGAAAAAGTTTTTCCAGTTAAGGCTGTGTTGGGGTCTTGTTGGTCTATCTTCAGGAGCCATGTAAACTTTCCATGTGGATTTCATCTGCTGCATAGAAAGTTCAGGTGGTGGTGGGGGTTCATGCTGGAGGTATCTTGCAAGAAGGTTTATCTCCTCTTTGCTCAGTATTCCCTGCTTACCCCAGTCAGGCATTCCTCCAAGTGTTCCGTTGTAGATAAAAGCTTCCAGAGCTTCTGTTCCTAATTTTCTTGTTCTGTCAGGTGTAAGTGCTGGTCCTGTGGCACCTTTTCTCAGCATACCGTGACAACCTGCACATCTGTCAAAGTAAATCTGTGCCGCCTTCTTCATTTCCTCTTTTGTTATTGGCGGTGCCGATTGTTCAGCTTTGGCGGTACCAATTGATAAAGCCACCACTCCAGCTAAAAGGGCAGCGCTGACCATACCGCCGGTTTTCTTTGTTACCCTCATAATTACCCTCCTTTAAGGAATTAATATTTGTAATCGAGTTGGAGCCAGTATTTTGTAACGTCGTTTGTTCCTTTTAGGCTTCCACCTGTGTAATATCCATCATCTGCGTTATACCATGCTGCTTTTGCAAGGAAAGATAGCCTTTTTGTAAGTTTTTTAGCATAAAGTGCATCTATCTCAGAACCTACGCTTTTTCCTACAGCTCCTGCAGGATCTTTAGCTGAATCAAATGTGAGGTATGCAACCATAATTTTTCCGATAGCTGGGTTTTTGTATCCGACTGAGAAACACCACTCATTTAAACCATAATCAAAACCACCTGAAGCACCTGCAAGCATTACGTCAGCCCAGCCGTCCCACTTGTGGTTTGTGGCAAGAGGTACAGAGAAACCAGCTGCTTTTCCATTCTTATCCCCAAAATATGTATACATCACATTTCCAAAGAAACCCATAGCTGATGCACCAACTTTAACCCTGTAGTAGTCAGTATCTATATCTGGTTTTGTGTTCGCATTGTCTTTTTCATACGGATCTGTTTGTTTTGCATACTCTCCAAGGTATGAGATTTTAACCCCATTTCCTAATCCGATTGCACCTGAAGCCTTTATGCCATAAGTATTGTGAATATCTGTAAGCAGATAAGCAAAGCCTTTTACTCTGAGCTGTGGAACCACCTTGTAGTTCACATCAAGAACGATAGGCATTTTGTCAAGAGCCCAGTCCATATTCTTGCTGTCTACAACAAATTTTCTTTCATAAACGCCTGCAAGTAAGAAATCAAGATTCTGGATTGGTTTTCCGGCAACAGCTAAAACACCTAAAGATTGGGGCATCTGTCTCCAGCCGACTGTTCCTATAAATCTATGGTCATCAATGGCAACATACTTTCTACCTGCAATAAAAACATAATTTCCAAACTTGTAAGCAAGGTATGCCTGAGTTATCCTTGTGTTGTCTGGATCTGCAACATTTTCATACTGGGTTCTCTGTGGATCATACTCATCAATAAGAGCTGAAACATCAATAGCCTCAAGTGTAGCAGATAATCCGTTAACACCAAGAACAGTTCCGATGTTTACACCAATTTTAGTTCTGATAGTCAGAGCGTTTGCTTCTTTCTTTGTGGATTTGTCAACATCAACATACTCATATCTTGGTCTGAACTCAAGATATGGTTTAACATTTTCAATAAATGATACTCCCAGCAGATCCTGAGCATTTGAAACACTTGTCTGACCTGTCAGCAGGAACGCTCCCCCTGCCAGCAGGGCTGCTGCTCCTAAACTTAGCACTTTCCCTTTCATCTTCCAAACCTCCTTGAATTATATCTTTGCTTCATCTAAAAGTTTTGCTAAAACTTCTTCCCCGGATATGCCTAATCTCTCAGATAAACTCTCAAGCCTGTCATAAACCTCTTTTGGCAGGTACATAACTACCCTCACATCACCTCCTTCTTCCTCTCTCATCTGGTCGTAAAGATTTTGCATCTGTTTTTTCTTTTCTTTGGAAACTGGAGATCTCATTGATTTAAACTCAACCATCTCTCCGCCTTTATAAACACCTGAAATCTCAGCATACACCCAGTAGTAACCTTTATCTTTACGAAGGTTCTTTATGTAGCCTTTCCATGTTTTACCCTGTTTTATTGTTTCCCAAAGATCTTTAAAAACAGATTTTGGCATATCAGGGTGTCTTATAATGTTGTGAGGTTTTCCTATCAATTCTTCCGGCTGATAACCTGAGATCTTTGCAAATGTTTCATTAACATATGTGATTATACCTTTTAGATCTGTTCTTGAGATAATCAGCTCATTCTCAGGAACTTCTGTTTCCCAGAACATATCAAATGTTTTGTCCATTATAAAAACCTCTTAACTGATGTATCCCTTAATATGCCCTTTGTAAACTATGTCTTCTGCCCTTACATTTTCATCGTTGAGTATTTCTGGGACGTCGTTGCTGAGCTTTTGAAGGTATTCAGCTGCAGACTGCCATTCCTCCTCTGAGTATGAGTAAACCATATTGGCAGAAAGAACATGGGGGAGTGTTTGGATCTGCTTTAGCTTGAAAGTTTCTTCGTTTATGTCTTCACCTTCAATGATGATTATGATTTTTCCTGACTTTTCATCATGGAAGTAAACTTCACAAAGACCACTGTCTTCAAGTTCCTTAAGAACTTCTTTAATATACTTTGGTTCTGTTACAACAACAGCACTTGAGATATTCATGGTTCAATCCTCCATATATATAATTTTCCGTCATCACACCCAATAATTAATTGATTCTCATCAACAAATCTTATATTTGAAGGTGTTGCTCTATGCCCTGAAAGTGTTGTTAAAATTGTTCCTTCTTCTGTGTCCACAATTCTCACATCAAATCTGTCGTTGTAAAGGTAAGCTCCTATTTTTCCAGAAGGGCTGAGAGCTACAGAAAAAACCATAAAATCATCTGCAGGAAATGTTGTGTGGTGATCTGTTTTAAGATTGTAATAAACAGCCTTTTTATCTCTTCCGCCTGTTATAACTCTGTCGTTTCTAAAATCAACATCAAATACCTTATCTTTATTAAGTTCTTCTATTACCTTAATTACTTTTCCGTTTTTTATACTGGCGATTTTTGTATCTCCACTTTCATCTACAACGGCAACCATATTTTTTTCGTCGTTAATCTCCATGTCCGAGAAGAATGACATTCCCACCGGCTCTCTATAGATGGCTTTATTTTTTTCCAGATCATAAAGAATTAGTTCATCTCCTCCAAGACCAAACAATATCAGATTACTGC is a window from the Persephonella sp. genome containing:
- a CDS encoding chaperone NapD, producing the protein MNISSAVVVTEPKYIKEVLKELEDSGLCEVYFHDEKSGKIIIIIEGEDINEETFKLKQIQTLPHVLSANMVYSYSEEEWQSAAEYLQKLSNDVPEILNDENVRAEDIVYKGHIKGYIS
- a CDS encoding cytochrome D1 domain-containing protein, with amino-acid sequence MNRIILLPLTLLIVFGAFAGELAKGSKLYQEHCASCHGVDRAGTVAPPLLPLFLKKIPEKKLIKIIKNGLPATQMPAFSNLSEDDIKKIIAYIKTPSKIQWSEDKISKSIQIKKNYTKKLSVKNIKNIVAVVERGHQKVWIMEETKILDKFNFKNVHGGLKFSPSGWKVYIPSRDGWVGRYDIDKGGFFGKVRACVYLRNISLDRTGKYILVSCWLPKSIVILDAESFRPVRFIKQKGLISAIYELYSQDKAIFTFRNKPLIGFLNTKSFSIKYKKIKEPYEDFFIDPFEGYIVGTSRKGTLLTVYDIKSGEEIFSYPIEGMPHLASATYWYKNGKFLFATPHIGKPYITVWQMYDWKFIKKVNIKGNGFFVRTHPTTPYLWTDNGKDRVILVDKNDYSVRSIETIKGKRVIHTEFSGDGNLSYVSLYNKDGALLIYDSITLKLIKKIPASIPIGKYNIINKSRKYAPFLLGKEVFLAKCWGCHHQTQEAFGPSFRWIVNHRKKDIIISHIMNPEATYRQLGYKRNAMPRLNLSREELEAIVSYMMEFKDAKDN
- a CDS encoding nitrite reductase, whose amino-acid sequence is MRVTKKTGGMVSAALLAGVVALSIGTAKAEQSAPPITKEEMKKAAQIYFDRCAGCHGMLRKGATGPALTPDRTRKLGTEALEAFIYNGTLGGMPDWGKQGILSKEEINLLARYLQHEPPPPPELSMQQMKSTWKVYMAPEDRPTRPQHSLNWKNFFGVILRDVGKVAIVDGDTKKLVNVVNTGFAVHILRSSASGRYMYAIGRDGKATVIDLWLSKPDKVAEVKVCYDARSIDTSKYHGFEDKYAVVGCYWPPSFVVLDGETLEPKKIVSTSSYYYDTQEFVREARVASIVSSHYDPIWVLNIKEAGQVWLVDYSKVDKGTVKIDMIDAERYLHDGGWDLSKRYFLVAANMRNKVVVIDTKDKELEAIVKVGTKPHPGRGANIDHPKYGPIWCTGHIGEKRIACIGTDPQGHPQYAWKVVKWINLPGEGGGNLFIKTHPKSKYLIADRPLNPDPQLKRSIFVFDKNTFELVKTLKVPEKYKNIRAVHEEFNEDGSEFWISVWGKKDKPTAILVYDANTLKLKKEITGDWVRTPTGKFNVYNTMKDIY
- a CDS encoding PAS domain-containing protein encodes the protein MDKTFDMFWETEVPENELIISRTDLKGIITYVNETFAKISGYQPEELIGKPHNIIRHPDMPKSVFKDLWETIKQGKTWKGYIKNLRKDKGYYWVYAEISGVYKGGEMVEFKSMRSPVSKEKKKQMQNLYDQMREEEGGDVRVVMYLPKEVYDRLESLSERLGISGEEVLAKLLDEAKI